A region from the Sorex araneus isolate mSorAra2 chromosome 6, mSorAra2.pri, whole genome shotgun sequence genome encodes:
- the LOC101547465 gene encoding olfactory receptor 52N4-like yields the protein MILSNNSHLFPHTFFLAGIPGLTAAHIWISLPFCFMFFLAVTGNGVLLFLIWTERSLHQPMFFFLAMLSFVDLILSLSTLPKMLAIFWFDATSISSHFCLSQMFFIHAFSAMESGVLVAMALDRFVAICNPLRYATILTPVIVAKIGGLVFLRGVGLTISFPSLAHRLPYCGSHTIAYTYCEHMAVVKLACGTTTVDNLYAFAVAIFLGVGDVTFIAYSYGQIVKTVIHFPSPEARAKAASTCTAHVCVIIFFYGPGFLSVVMQRFGPPTASAAKVIVANLYLLFPPALDPIVYGVKTKQIRERLFKILSSKRVDPT from the coding sequence ATGATTCTTTCTAATAATTCTCATCTCTTTCCACATACATTCTTTTTGGCTGGCATTCCAGGACTGACAGCAGCTCACATTTGGATATCACTTCCCTTTTGTTTCATGTTCTTCCTGGCTGTCACTGGAAATGgtgttcttctttttctcatctgGACAGAACGCAGCCTTCACCAGCCcatgttttttttccttgcaaTGCTCTCTTTTGTCGACCTGATCCTCTCTCTTTCCACTCTGCCCAAGATGCTGGCCATCTTCTGGTTTGATGCTACCTCCATCAGCTCCCATTTCTGTCTTTCCCAGATGTTCTTCATTCATGCATTCTCTGCTATGGAGTCAGGAGTTCTGGTGGCCATGGCCCTGGatcgctttgtggccatctgtaACCCACTGCGTTATGCAACCATTCTTACTCCAGTTATTGTTGCCAAGATTGGAGGCTTGGTGTTCCTTAGAGGTGTTGGATTAACCATCTCCTTTCCAAGTCTGGCCCACCGATTACCCTACTGTGGCTCCCACACAATTGCCTATACTTACTGTGAACATATGGCAGTGGTGAAGTTGGCCTGTGGAACCACCACTGTGGATAATCTCTATGCCTTTGCTGTAGCAATATTCCTTGGTGTGGGGGATGTGACATTTATTGCTTACTCTTATGGACAGATTGTGAAGACTGTGATTCATTTTCCTTCACCCGAGGCACGTGCTAAAGCAGCGAGCACATGTACAGCTCATGTTTGTGTCATCATCTTTTTCTATGGACCAGGTTTTCTTTCTGTTGTCATGCAGCGTTTTGGGCCACCCACAGCATCTGCTGCCAAAGTCATTGTTGCCAATCTTTACTTGCTCTTTCCACCAGCACTGGACCCCATTGTCTATGGAGTCAAGACCAAGCAGATCCGGGAGCGGCTATTCAAAATTCTAAGTTCCAAGAGGGTTGATCCCACCTGA
- the LOC101555067 gene encoding olfactory receptor 688, protein MDTTLSLTNNSKIQVSEFILLGFPNIHEWQHWLSLPLALLYLLALGANLLILTTIYQESSLHQPMYQFLGVLAIVDIGLATTIIPKILAIFWFDNKAISLSACFAQIYAIHTFMCMESGIFLCMAVDRYVAICYPLRYPNIVTEAFVIKLTLSMILRNGLLTIPVPVLAAQRHYCSKNEIDHCLCSNLGVTSLACDDVTANKFYQLFLAWVVGGSDMGLVFASYALIIRSVLRLKSAEATSKALSTCSSHVILILFFYTAIVVVSVTHLARRRFPLVPILLNVLHSIIPPALNPMVYALRTQELRIGFQRLLGLGDTGSGK, encoded by the coding sequence ATGGATACCACCCTGAGTTTAACTAATAATTCAAAGATCCAAGTGTCTGAGTTCATACTGTTGGGGTTCCCAAACATTCATGAGTGGCAGCACTGGCTCTCCCTGCCATTGGCTCTGCTCTACCTCTTGGCCCTTGGTGCAAATCTCCTCATCTTGACCACCATCTACCAAGAATCTTCCCTGCATCAGCCTATGTATCAGTTTCTTGGTGTCCTGGCTATCGTGGACATTGGGTTAGCTACTACCATCATTCCCAAGATCCTTGCCATTTTCTGGTTTGATAACAAGGCCATCAGCCTCTCTGCATGCTTTGCCCAGATCTACGCCATTCACACTTTCATGTGCATGGAGTCAGGTATCTTCCTCTGCATGGCTGTGGATAGATATGTAGCCATTTGCTATCCTCTTCGGTACCCAAACATAGTCACTGAAGCATTTGTGATCAAGCTCACATTGTCTATGATACTCAGGAATGGCCTGTTGACCATTCCTGTGCCTGTACTGGCTGCCCAGCGGCACTACTGTTCCAAGAACGAGATTGACCATTGTCTTTGCTCTAACTTAGGAGTCACCAGTCTAGCCTGTGATGATGTCACTGCTAATAAGTTTTACCAGTTGTTTTTGGCTTGGGTTGTAGGTGGCAGTGACATGGGCCTGGTCTTTGCTTCTTATGCTTTGATTATTCGCTCAGTTCTGAGGCTTAAGTCCGCTGAGGCAACATCTAAAGCTCTGAGTACCTGCAGTTCCCATGTCATCCTCATCCTATTTTTCTACACAGCTATTGTTGTAGTATCTGTCACCCATCTAGCAAGAAGAAGGTTTCCCTTAGTCCCAATTCTCCTCAATGTGCTGCACAGTATCATCCCACCTGCCCTGAACCCCATGGTATATGCCCTCAGGACACAGGAGCTGAGAATAGGCTTTCAGAGGTTGCTTGGCCTGGGTGACACTGGATCTGGAAAGTGA
- the LOC101555341 gene encoding olfactory receptor 688-like produces MDTTLSLTNNSKIQVSEFILLGFPNIHEWQHWLSLPLALLYLLALGANLLILTTIYRESSLHQPMYQFLGVLAIVDIGLATTIIPKILAIFWFDNKAISLSACFAQIYAIHTFMCMESGIFLCMAVDRYVAICYPLRYPNIVTEAFVIKLTLSMILRNGLLTIPVPVLAAQRHYCSKNEIDHCLCSNLGVISLACDDITINKFYQLFLAWVMVGSDMGLVFASYALIIHSVLRLKSAEATSKALSTCSSHVILILFFYTAIVVVSVTHLARKRFPLVPILLNVLHSIIPPALNPMVYALRTQELRIGFQRLLGLGDTGSGK; encoded by the coding sequence ATGGATACCACCCTGAGTTTAACTAATAATTCAAAGATCCAAGTGTCTGAGTTCATACTGTTGGGGTTCCCAAACATTCATGAGTGGCAGCACTGGCTCTCCCTGCCATTGGCTCTGCTCTACCTCTTGGCCCTTGGTGCAAATCTCCTCATCTTGACCACCATCTACCGAGAATCTTCCCTGCATCAGCCTATGTATCAGTTTCTTGGTGTCCTGGCTATCGTGGACATTGGGTTAGCTACTACCATCATTCCCAAGATCCTTGCCATTTTCTGGTTTGATAACAAGGCCATCAGCCTCTCTGCATGCTTTGCCCAGATCTACGCCATTCACACTTTCATGTGCATGGAGTCAGGTATCTTCCTCTGCATGGCTGTGGATAGATATGTAGCCATCTGCTATCCTCTTCGGTACCCAAACATAGTCACTGAAGCATTTGTGATCAAGCTCACATTATCTATGATACTCAGGAATGGCCTGTTGACCATTCCTGTGCCTGTACTAGCTGCCCAGCGGCACTACTGTTCCAAGAACGAGATTGACCATTGTCTTTGCTCTAACTTAGGAGTCATCAGTCTAGCCTGTGATGACATCACTATTAATAAGTTTTACCAGTTATTTCTGGCTTGGGTTATGGTTGGGAGTGACATGGGCCTGGTCTTTGCTTCTTATGCTTTGATTATTCACTCAGTTCTGAGGCTTAAGTCCGCTGAGGCAACATCTAAAGCTCTGAGTACCTGCAGTTCTCATGTCATCCTCATCCTATTTTTCTACACAGCTATTGTTGTAGTATCTGTCACCCATCTAGCAAGAAAAAGGTTTCCCTTAGTCCCAATTCTCCTCAATGTGCTGCACAGTATCATCCCACCTGCCCTGAACCCCATGGTATATGCCCTCAGGACACAGGAGCTGAGAATAGGCTTTCAGAGGTTGCTTGGTCTGGGTGACACTGGATCTGGAAAGTGA